The Zhongshania aliphaticivorans genome window below encodes:
- the hemL gene encoding glutamate-1-semialdehyde 2,1-aminomutase, which yields MTSSEQLFETARQRIPGGVNSPVRAFKAVGGTPKFIDHASGAYLYDVEGKRYIDYVLSWGPMLLGHAHPDVIASVTAQLQKGLSFGAPTEIETQLAEKLCSIMPGMDMVRMVNSGTEATMSAIRLARGYTNRDKIIKFEGCYHGHSDSLLIKAGSGALTMGVPSSPGVPAALAEHTITLSYNDIEGVQAAFAEYGDQVACIIVEPVAGNMNCVPPIPGFLECLRACCDQSGAVLIIDEVMTGFRLGLQGAQGYYGIDADITCLGKVIGGGMPVAAFGGKRAIMECIAPVGPVYQAGTLSGNPIAMAAGLCMLEHIEKDGFYAPVFNATDRLVNGLKERADAAGIAMTSNHVGSMFGVFFTDAEQITNYQQVMACDTERFNRFFHGMLDGGVYLAPASYEAGFLSAAHSDTDINDTLDIAERVFKTLR from the coding sequence ATGACTAGCTCTGAGCAATTATTTGAAACCGCCCGCCAGCGCATCCCCGGTGGAGTCAACAGTCCAGTTCGCGCGTTTAAAGCGGTTGGCGGCACACCAAAATTTATTGACCACGCAAGTGGCGCTTATCTATATGATGTTGAAGGTAAACGATATATAGATTACGTCCTCTCTTGGGGTCCAATGCTGCTTGGTCACGCACACCCCGACGTCATTGCCAGTGTTACCGCTCAGCTACAAAAGGGTCTAAGTTTCGGCGCACCAACCGAAATCGAAACCCAACTCGCGGAAAAGCTATGCAGCATCATGCCGGGCATGGATATGGTTCGCATGGTCAATTCCGGCACTGAAGCAACCATGAGCGCCATTCGTCTAGCTCGCGGCTACACTAATAGAGACAAAATCATCAAATTTGAAGGCTGCTACCACGGCCACTCTGATTCTCTTCTTATTAAAGCGGGCTCCGGGGCTCTAACAATGGGCGTACCGAGCTCACCAGGCGTACCTGCCGCTCTGGCAGAACACACCATCACCCTTAGCTACAATGATATTGAAGGTGTACAAGCGGCCTTCGCAGAATACGGTGACCAAGTTGCCTGTATTATTGTCGAGCCCGTTGCCGGCAATATGAACTGTGTCCCACCCATTCCTGGATTTCTTGAGTGCTTGCGAGCCTGCTGCGACCAAAGTGGCGCGGTGCTAATTATTGATGAGGTAATGACCGGTTTCCGCCTAGGCCTACAAGGTGCGCAGGGCTACTACGGAATAGACGCCGACATTACCTGTCTGGGTAAAGTCATTGGCGGCGGCATGCCGGTGGCCGCATTTGGCGGCAAGCGCGCAATAATGGAATGCATCGCACCGGTGGGGCCGGTATATCAGGCGGGAACCCTATCGGGTAATCCCATTGCCATGGCCGCCGGCCTCTGTATGCTCGAGCACATTGAAAAAGACGGTTTTTACGCCCCCGTTTTTAATGCCACAGACCGGCTGGTAAACGGTTTAAAAGAACGTGCGGACGCAGCGGGAATTGCCATGACCAGCAATCACGTAGGCAGCATGTTTGGCGTATTTTTCACCGACGCCGAGCAGATCACCAACTATCAGCAAGTCATGGCCTGTGATACCGAGCGCTTTAACCGATTTTTTCACGGCATGCTAGACGGCGGCGTGTATCTTGCTCCTGCCTCATACGAAGCCGGTTTTCTGTCGGCAGCACACAGTGACACCGACATCAACGACACTTTAGATATTGCAGAACGTGTTTTTAAAACCCTGCGCTGA
- a CDS encoding NUDIX hydrolase yields the protein MIAKTPEEVALQHIIERLNNFKPRQRWWRRWVKRSAVAIILRDLNDHIEILMIKRADREGDPWSGHMAFPGGRMDRGDVTGLRTAMRETEEEIGIYLEKAGHCIGRLSDIVSRPHSGRQPMVVTPYVFKLHTAVGIDANHEVAEAVWIPLSFLMDVEQRETMEFGRGKLKMTLPCYFYGKRRIWGMSLRMLDELLSLV from the coding sequence TTGATTGCTAAAACACCGGAAGAAGTCGCGTTACAGCATATCATTGAGCGCTTAAATAATTTTAAGCCGCGTCAGCGATGGTGGCGGCGCTGGGTCAAGCGGTCCGCCGTTGCGATTATTCTACGAGATTTGAATGACCATATTGAAATTTTAATGATTAAGCGAGCCGATCGCGAAGGGGATCCTTGGTCGGGGCATATGGCCTTTCCGGGTGGCAGGATGGATCGCGGTGATGTCACCGGTTTACGCACGGCGATGAGGGAAACCGAAGAGGAAATAGGGATTTATTTGGAAAAGGCCGGTCACTGTATTGGTCGTTTATCCGATATTGTGAGTCGGCCGCATTCTGGCCGCCAGCCCATGGTAGTGACTCCCTATGTTTTTAAGCTGCATACTGCGGTAGGTATTGATGCAAATCATGAAGTGGCAGAGGCGGTTTGGATTCCATTAAGTTTCTTAATGGATGTTGAGCAACGCGAAACCATGGAGTTTGGTCGCGGTAAGCTGAAGATGACTCTGCCTTGCTATTTTTATGGTAAACGCCGTATTTGGGGTATGTCTTTAAGAATGTTGGATGAATTACTCAGTCTCGTTTGA
- a CDS encoding TIGR04219 family outer membrane beta-barrel protein, which translates to MQKRLLAVAVIAACASINTQADIIGATAGAYMWKQSWEGNVQSGSDSVDMNDDLGYDDETGKSFFVAFEHPVPVLPNIRLQRTDLDISESNQLSRTFTFDDDVYTAADTVDSTTDLSHTDATLYYEILDNWVNLDVGLTVRVFDGEVRLASTGREGSIELDAPVPMAYVNARFDLPLTGLYASALGNIISYGDNAVTDMTVGLGYEFGIIGLELGYRNFDVDLEDDDDEASLTVDGYYFGVVIDI; encoded by the coding sequence ATGCAAAAACGATTACTAGCCGTAGCGGTCATCGCGGCATGCGCATCAATAAACACGCAAGCTGACATTATTGGCGCTACTGCTGGCGCATATATGTGGAAGCAAAGCTGGGAAGGCAACGTTCAATCAGGCTCTGATAGCGTCGATATGAACGACGATCTTGGCTACGACGATGAAACAGGAAAAAGCTTTTTCGTTGCCTTTGAGCACCCCGTCCCAGTCCTGCCCAATATTCGCTTGCAGCGCACTGATTTAGATATCAGTGAAAGCAATCAACTGTCACGGACATTCACCTTTGACGATGATGTCTACACTGCTGCTGACACCGTAGATTCGACAACTGATTTATCACACACAGACGCCACCCTGTATTACGAAATATTGGATAACTGGGTTAATCTTGACGTCGGCCTAACAGTGCGGGTGTTTGATGGTGAAGTTCGCCTAGCATCTACTGGCCGCGAAGGTTCGATAGAACTAGACGCCCCCGTCCCTATGGCTTACGTTAATGCTCGCTTCGACCTTCCGCTAACAGGCTTATACGCGTCAGCACTCGGCAATATCATTTCCTATGGCGACAACGCTGTCACTGACATGACCGTTGGCCTAGGTTACGAGTTTGGCATCATTGGACTTGAGTTGGGCTACCGCAACTTTGATGTTGACCTTGAAGACGACGACGACGAAGCTAGCCTTACCGTCGACGGATACTATTTCGGTGTCGTTATAGACATCTAA
- the dksA gene encoding RNA polymerase-binding protein DksA, which produces MPAQQSTPESLKTFVPYKAKKGEEYMNDNQKEHFRQILLSWKAELMEEVDRTVSHMKDEAANFPDPADRATQEEEFSLELRTRDRERKLIKKIDSTLDLIDEDDYGFCNTCGVDIGIQRLEARPTATLCIDCKTLDEIKERQERG; this is translated from the coding sequence ATGCCTGCACAGCAGAGTACACCTGAAAGTTTGAAGACCTTCGTCCCCTATAAAGCAAAAAAGGGCGAAGAATACATGAACGACAATCAAAAGGAGCATTTTCGCCAGATTCTGCTTAGCTGGAAAGCTGAGCTTATGGAAGAAGTGGATCGCACTGTAAGCCATATGAAAGACGAGGCTGCCAATTTCCCGGACCCCGCTGACCGAGCGACCCAGGAAGAGGAATTTAGCCTTGAGTTGCGTACGCGTGATCGTGAGCGGAAGTTAATCAAGAAAATTGACTCCACCCTCGACCTCATTGACGAAGATGACTATGGCTTCTGCAACACTTGTGGCGTAGACATTGGCATTCAACGTCTTGAGGCTAGACCTACTGCAACCTTGTGCATAGATTGCAAAACGCTCGACGAAATTAAAGAGCGCCAAGAACGCGGTTAA
- the gluQRS gene encoding tRNA glutamyl-Q(34) synthetase GluQRS has translation MSALHTGYIGRFAPSPSGPLHLGSLLTAVASYLDARANQGQWLLRLENIDPPREQDGAAKLIINSLKAHSLYWDGDILWQNQRSKNYETALSKLVTTQNAYHCSCSRAQLAQHGGIHPKQCINPPKEGDSAIRLKIPHTNVRFTDRVQGAQSYSADKIGDPVLKRRDGLYAYQLAVVIDDADQHISDVVRGVDLLDATAWQLHLQQALSLPAMRYLHLPVIVGDDGHKLSKQSCAPAINNQLASQNLRKVLSYLNQPLPPPELNTTKILQWAIEHWRPQLIPAGASLSL, from the coding sequence ATGTCAGCACTACACACTGGCTACATTGGCCGGTTTGCCCCTTCACCAAGCGGTCCCCTCCACTTAGGCTCTCTGCTTACAGCAGTAGCGAGCTACTTAGATGCGCGCGCAAACCAAGGTCAGTGGTTGCTACGCCTTGAGAATATAGATCCGCCCCGCGAACAAGATGGTGCTGCAAAGTTAATTATCAACAGCCTAAAGGCCCATTCGCTATACTGGGATGGAGACATTCTCTGGCAAAACCAACGCAGTAAAAACTATGAAACCGCGCTTTCCAAACTGGTGACCACTCAAAACGCTTACCACTGTAGTTGTTCACGCGCCCAACTTGCCCAACACGGCGGCATACACCCTAAGCAATGTATAAACCCACCCAAAGAGGGTGACTCCGCTATTCGCCTAAAAATCCCACATACCAATGTGCGCTTTACCGATCGCGTACAAGGTGCTCAAAGCTATTCTGCCGACAAAATTGGAGACCCCGTCCTAAAACGACGCGACGGACTTTACGCCTACCAGCTCGCCGTAGTCATCGATGATGCCGATCAACATATCAGCGACGTGGTAAGAGGTGTCGATCTTCTCGATGCAACAGCGTGGCAACTCCATCTCCAACAAGCGCTTTCACTCCCAGCAATGCGTTATTTACACCTGCCGGTCATTGTCGGTGACGACGGCCACAAACTAAGCAAACAAAGCTGTGCACCCGCCATCAACAACCAGCTTGCCAGTCAAAATCTACGTAAGGTGTTAAGCTATTTGAATCAACCGCTACCACCACCCGAACTAAACACAACTAAAATACTGCAATGGGCTATCGAGCACTGGCGCCCCCAGCTTATTCCCGCTGGCGCCAGCCTTAGCCTCTAG
- a CDS encoding pyridoxal phosphate-dependent aminotransferase, with the protein MDNRFADRLADIEPFRVVEVLTRAKQLAAAGRDSVHMEAGEPDFSTVDTIVNAAKASLDRGETHYTPAAGIPELRQAISQYYRTDYGLDIAPERIMITPGASGALLLLAGLLINPGEGMLMTDPGYPCNRHFLRLVEGEGQLVPVGPEDRFQLSAEKAEQYWRPNTKGIMVASPANPTGEILTSTQLQDLHSLCERKRGSLIVDEIYHGLNYDEAAPSILSITDKAFVINSFSKYFGMTGWRLGWLVAPPEAVPHLEKMAQNFFISMSTTAQYAALAAFDTTTRLELNRRRDEFAARRDFLLPALRELGFEIPHCPAGALYLYAGIERFKTTSQRLCLDLLENHGIAITPGEDFGRYQAEQHVRFAYTTGLDRLQEAVLRLRRLYG; encoded by the coding sequence GTGGATAATCGATTTGCGGATCGACTGGCAGATATCGAGCCATTTCGTGTGGTAGAAGTATTGACGCGGGCTAAGCAGTTGGCGGCGGCAGGTCGAGATAGTGTGCATATGGAGGCGGGTGAACCAGATTTTAGTACTGTGGATACCATCGTAAATGCCGCTAAGGCCTCATTGGATAGAGGTGAGACACACTACACGCCTGCTGCGGGTATTCCCGAGTTACGGCAGGCTATTTCGCAATATTATCGAACTGATTACGGCTTAGATATTGCCCCAGAGCGGATTATGATTACCCCTGGCGCGTCGGGTGCGTTGCTGTTGTTGGCGGGGTTATTGATTAATCCAGGTGAGGGGATGTTAATGACAGACCCTGGCTACCCATGTAATCGACACTTTTTGCGCTTGGTTGAAGGAGAGGGGCAATTAGTGCCGGTAGGGCCTGAGGATCGTTTTCAGCTCAGCGCGGAAAAAGCGGAGCAGTATTGGCGACCCAATACGAAGGGGATTATGGTGGCCTCACCGGCAAACCCTACCGGAGAGATATTAACTTCAACTCAGCTTCAAGATTTACATTCGCTGTGTGAGCGCAAACGTGGGTCTTTAATTGTTGATGAGATATATCACGGTTTAAATTATGACGAAGCAGCCCCCAGTATTTTATCCATAACGGATAAGGCCTTCGTGATTAATAGTTTCTCAAAATACTTTGGTATGACGGGCTGGCGTTTGGGCTGGTTGGTGGCGCCTCCAGAAGCTGTGCCGCACTTAGAAAAAATGGCGCAGAACTTTTTTATTTCGATGTCGACTACAGCGCAATATGCCGCATTGGCTGCGTTTGATACAACGACTCGGCTGGAATTAAATCGGCGTCGTGATGAGTTTGCTGCGCGGCGAGATTTTTTACTGCCAGCGTTGCGTGAGCTTGGGTTTGAAATCCCGCATTGTCCCGCTGGGGCCTTATATTTGTATGCGGGTATTGAGCGGTTTAAAACTACGAGTCAGCGACTGTGTTTAGATTTACTTGAGAATCACGGTATTGCCATTACCCCAGGTGAAGACTTTGGGCGTTATCAGGCGGAGCAGCATGTTCGGTTTGCCTACACTACAGGGCTGGATCGCTTACAGGAGGCTGTGCTTCGTCTGCGTCGCTTATACGGTTAG
- a CDS encoding group III truncated hemoglobin, which yields MPTHKTDIRDHHDLEKLLRNFYREVLVDPIIGFYFTDVIPFSLEHHLPIVIRFWGQFLFNESQYQGQLFERHQNIHKQANLSPHHFERWLYLFNANIDHHFEGTNCQIIKIRAKRIADSMATALIKKTADRALLDGVHFYNPKT from the coding sequence ATGCCAACACACAAAACGGACATTCGTGATCATCACGATCTTGAAAAATTACTTCGCAATTTTTATCGTGAGGTATTAGTCGACCCTATTATAGGCTTTTACTTTACTGACGTTATTCCCTTCTCATTGGAACACCATCTGCCAATAGTTATTCGCTTTTGGGGCCAATTTTTATTTAATGAAAGCCAATACCAAGGGCAATTATTTGAGCGTCACCAAAACATCCACAAACAAGCAAACCTCAGCCCCCACCACTTTGAACGCTGGTTGTACTTATTCAATGCCAATATTGATCACCATTTTGAAGGAACTAATTGCCAAATAATAAAAATACGAGCGAAACGCATAGCAGACTCTATGGCTACCGCCCTTATCAAAAAAACAGCCGATAGAGCACTGCTTGATGGCGTGCATTTTTATAACCCAAAAACCTAA
- the hemB gene encoding porphobilinogen synthase, with product MTISLKRGAFPNTRLRRMRANDFSRRLMQENQLGVNDLIYPMFVCEGSGDRQTISSMPGIERLSIDLMAKEAKLLASLGIPAIALFPVVGAEKKSLFAEEAYNPNGLAQDAIKAIKDAAPELGVITDVALDPYTTHGQDGIIDDKGYVLNDRTTETLCMQAEAQANAGADIVAPSDMMDGRIGAIRSTLENAGHINTCILSYAAKYASAYYGPFRDAVGSAGNLKGGNKYTYQMDPANSNEALHECALDLAEGADMIMVKPGMPYLDIVRRVKDELAVPTYAYQVSGEYAMHCAAFENGWLDKNAVMMESLLAFKRAGADGILTYFAKDVALLLNN from the coding sequence ATGACCATTTCACTCAAACGGGGAGCCTTCCCCAATACCCGCTTGCGCCGGATGCGAGCTAACGACTTTTCACGTCGCTTAATGCAAGAAAATCAACTTGGCGTGAACGACCTCATCTACCCGATGTTTGTTTGTGAAGGATCAGGGGACCGACAAACAATCAGCTCCATGCCGGGCATAGAGCGATTGAGTATTGACCTAATGGCGAAAGAGGCAAAGCTACTCGCCTCATTAGGCATACCAGCAATTGCTCTTTTCCCTGTTGTTGGAGCAGAAAAAAAATCGCTTTTTGCCGAAGAAGCCTACAACCCAAATGGCTTAGCTCAAGATGCGATCAAAGCCATTAAAGATGCCGCTCCAGAGCTTGGCGTCATTACTGACGTGGCATTAGACCCCTACACCACTCACGGCCAAGATGGCATCATCGATGACAAGGGTTATGTCTTAAACGACCGCACCACCGAAACCCTGTGCATGCAGGCTGAGGCCCAGGCCAATGCCGGCGCCGATATTGTCGCGCCGTCGGATATGATGGATGGCCGCATTGGCGCTATACGCTCAACCCTAGAAAATGCGGGACATATTAACACCTGTATTCTTAGCTACGCCGCCAAATACGCCTCCGCATATTACGGTCCATTCCGCGACGCGGTAGGCTCTGCAGGAAATTTAAAAGGTGGCAATAAATACACCTACCAAATGGACCCCGCGAACAGTAACGAAGCCCTGCATGAATGTGCCCTCGACTTAGCGGAAGGCGCCGACATGATTATGGTTAAACCCGGTATGCCCTATCTGGATATCGTTCGCAGAGTAAAAGACGAGCTGGCCGTACCCACTTATGCCTACCAAGTTAGTGGTGAATACGCGATGCATTGCGCCGCCTTTGAGAATGGCTGGCTGGACAAAAACGCCGTCATGATGGAATCACTACTCGCTTTTAAACGTGCTGGAGCAGACGGTATACTCACGTATTTCGCCAAAGACGTGGCATTATTACTGAATAACTAG
- a CDS encoding sensor histidine kinase has translation MPLSLNTLFLIGIGYLLLLFAIAYATERQLLPSRLVNHPSVYVLSLGVYASGFAIYGAIGFADRYGYSFLNYYIGISAALILLPILLAPLHQICKSYRLNSLADLLSFRFRSSWVGSIATLFLALAVWPLLAIQIKIVSDSTLILSVGDALNADHSRFKNLAALLFCVVITVFTILFGSRNLASKDSHRGLVVALAFESIVKMLAIVLIGIIAVNTVFGGFGGLQEWLNANPQIVNNLSAPQAADTSRLMLIMFFAASVCMPHVFHMLFAENPSRQNLVTASWGLPLFLLIISAPVLPILWAGKAAGLDITTSYFALGLSLNFDNLWLTTLIYLGGLSAASGAIIVTTLALASMSLNHIVLPVLRPKGREVDIYRWLLMTRQLLICAIILIAFVFYEFIGDTQTLTSLTMASACGCLQFLPGVLAVLYWPRANRNGFISGLSAGFVVWGLGLLLPMFSDYHPAYLEKLYPYTVDRDLFWVIVASLSLGINSLLFIIVSIFSETSSEERSAAEACTLDDLNRPSRHTLNLQTAGEIKQRLQEALGDHAAEQEFRRALDELQLSELETRPYALRRIRDRIEINLSSLVGPSSARRVIDRVLPYTDSVLGNSEDITYIEERLERYQTNLTGLAADLDSLRRYHRQTLEDLPIGVCALGNDQEILLWNTSMADITAIKSNAITGSRLTGLPGPWAACLINFLASSDLHRSKFCVETEKGLRWLNLHRTESQMWGRDELIIVVEDITDTQLLEHELTHQERLASIGRLAAGVAHEIGNPVTGIACLAQNLRYDTENPDTLEAASQIVKQTQRISSIVHTLVNFAHTGREVSSQITEAVSIRNCVSEAIQLLSLDNEARQILYSNLCPESIIVDGDNQKLMQVFINLLSNARDASNENATIAIDARIENDETHITVTDQGSGIDQKLQSRIFEPFFTTKDPGKGTGLGLALVYNIINDIDGEVSIESPVMEFGTYGTRIHIRLPLSKPEPN, from the coding sequence ATGCCCCTTAGCCTCAACACACTCTTTCTTATTGGTATTGGCTACCTATTACTCTTATTTGCCATTGCCTACGCCACCGAACGCCAACTACTACCTTCACGCCTCGTCAATCACCCAAGCGTGTATGTTTTATCACTTGGTGTATACGCCAGTGGTTTTGCGATTTATGGTGCAATTGGTTTTGCTGACCGCTACGGCTATAGCTTTCTAAATTATTATATTGGTATTTCAGCCGCGCTGATTTTACTGCCCATACTTTTAGCGCCCCTACACCAAATCTGTAAAAGCTATCGCTTGAACTCCCTCGCCGACTTGCTGAGCTTCCGCTTTCGCAGCTCTTGGGTGGGCTCTATTGCAACCCTATTTTTGGCACTTGCCGTTTGGCCACTGCTTGCTATACAAATAAAAATTGTCTCTGACTCCACCTTGATCTTAAGTGTTGGCGACGCATTAAACGCCGACCACTCTCGCTTTAAAAACCTCGCCGCGTTACTTTTCTGCGTCGTCATCACTGTATTTACAATTCTATTTGGCTCACGCAATCTTGCCTCCAAAGACAGTCATCGCGGACTTGTGGTGGCACTCGCCTTTGAGTCTATTGTTAAAATGCTGGCCATCGTATTAATCGGCATCATTGCCGTAAATACTGTATTCGGTGGTTTTGGCGGCTTACAGGAATGGTTAAATGCCAACCCGCAAATAGTAAACAATTTAAGCGCCCCACAAGCCGCCGACACTAGCAGACTTATGCTTATCATGTTTTTCGCTGCATCCGTCTGTATGCCCCACGTCTTCCACATGTTATTTGCAGAAAATCCCAGCCGCCAAAACCTTGTTACCGCTAGCTGGGGCCTCCCCTTATTTTTACTTATTATAAGTGCACCCGTTCTCCCCATACTCTGGGCTGGAAAAGCCGCCGGCCTCGACATAACAACGAGTTATTTCGCTCTGGGCTTATCACTAAATTTCGACAACCTATGGTTAACCACACTAATTTACCTAGGTGGCTTATCCGCGGCGAGTGGAGCCATCATTGTCACCACCCTCGCACTCGCCTCAATGAGCTTAAATCATATTGTCTTGCCAGTACTTCGCCCCAAAGGCCGCGAGGTGGATATTTACCGCTGGCTATTAATGACTCGCCAATTGCTGATTTGCGCAATCATTTTAATTGCCTTTGTCTTTTATGAATTTATAGGAGACACCCAAACCCTTACCAGTCTGACCATGGCCTCTGCCTGCGGCTGCCTACAATTTTTACCTGGTGTACTCGCCGTACTTTATTGGCCACGCGCCAACCGCAATGGCTTTATTAGCGGCTTGAGTGCAGGCTTTGTCGTTTGGGGGCTCGGTTTACTACTGCCAATGTTTAGTGACTACCACCCTGCTTACTTAGAAAAACTCTACCCCTACACAGTAGACCGCGACTTATTTTGGGTTATTGTTGCCAGCTTATCCTTAGGTATAAACAGCCTCTTATTTATCATCGTATCGATTTTTAGCGAAACATCATCTGAAGAACGTAGCGCCGCAGAAGCCTGTACTTTAGACGATCTTAACCGCCCTAGCCGCCACACCCTCAATCTACAAACCGCAGGTGAAATAAAACAACGCTTACAAGAGGCCTTGGGGGATCATGCCGCCGAACAAGAATTCAGACGAGCACTCGATGAGTTGCAGCTTAGTGAGCTAGAAACCCGCCCCTATGCTTTACGCCGCATCCGCGACAGAATTGAAATTAATTTATCGTCACTGGTTGGCCCATCAAGCGCACGCCGCGTGATCGACCGCGTTTTACCCTATACCGACAGCGTATTAGGTAATAGTGAAGACATTACCTATATAGAAGAGCGCTTAGAACGCTATCAAACCAATCTCACCGGGCTCGCTGCCGACCTTGATAGCTTACGTCGCTATCATCGCCAAACCCTAGAAGACCTTCCCATTGGCGTTTGCGCCTTAGGCAACGACCAAGAAATATTGCTATGGAATACCTCAATGGCCGACATTACGGCCATCAAATCCAATGCGATTACCGGCTCTCGCCTCACAGGCTTACCCGGACCTTGGGCAGCGTGCCTCATCAACTTTCTTGCTAGCAGCGACCTCCACCGCAGCAAGTTTTGTGTTGAGACCGAAAAAGGCTTGCGCTGGCTTAACCTACATCGCACCGAATCCCAAATGTGGGGCCGCGATGAACTGATTATTGTTGTCGAAGACATCACCGACACCCAATTACTCGAACATGAGCTCACTCACCAAGAGCGCCTAGCCTCAATTGGTCGCCTAGCAGCAGGGGTAGCACACGAAATTGGCAACCCTGTCACCGGCATTGCCTGCTTAGCTCAAAACTTACGCTACGACACCGAGAACCCCGACACCCTAGAAGCCGCATCTCAAATCGTTAAACAAACCCAGCGTATCAGTAGCATAGTCCACACCCTGGTCAACTTCGCCCACACTGGCCGCGAAGTAAGCTCACAAATAACCGAAGCCGTCAGCATACGTAACTGTGTATCAGAAGCCATTCAGCTACTTAGCTTGGACAACGAGGCCCGTCAAATCCTCTATAGCAACCTCTGCCCTGAGAGCATTATTGTCGATGGCGACAACCAAAAATTAATGCAAGTATTCATAAACCTACTATCAAACGCCAGAGATGCGAGCAATGAAAACGCGACCATCGCGATAGATGCCAGAATCGAAAACGATGAGACACATATCACCGTAACCGATCAAGGTTCGGGTATTGATCAAAAGTTGCAGAGTCGAATATTTGAACCCTTCTTTACCACCAAAGATCCTGGGAAGGGTACTGGGCTGGGGCTCGCCTTGGTCTACAACATTATCAACGACATCGATGGCGAAGTAAGTATCGAGAGCCCTGTTATGGAATTCGGCACCTACGGAACGCGTATCCACATCCGACTGCCACTAAGTAAGCCCGAGCCAAACTAG
- the hemJ gene encoding protoporphyrinogen oxidase HemJ yields the protein MNMLWLKAFHIIAVICWFAGIFYLPRLFVYHAMAEDQATRDHLKIMERKLYRFISPFAVLTVVFGTLLIAQNPDYYLRAGWLHVKLLFVVGLIAYHLYCGQIVKKFANEQNQHQHVFYRWLNEAPVIALFVIVILAVTRPF from the coding sequence ATCAATATGCTCTGGCTAAAAGCCTTCCACATTATTGCTGTGATCTGCTGGTTTGCGGGAATATTTTATTTGCCAAGGTTATTTGTTTATCACGCCATGGCAGAAGATCAGGCAACACGCGACCACCTCAAAATTATGGAGCGCAAACTGTATCGCTTCATCAGCCCATTTGCCGTCTTAACAGTGGTATTTGGCACGCTCCTCATCGCTCAAAATCCTGACTACTATCTTCGAGCCGGCTGGCTACACGTAAAGCTACTGTTTGTTGTTGGCCTCATTGCATACCATTTATATTGTGGGCAAATAGTGAAAAAATTCGCCAATGAACAAAATCAACACCAACACGTATTTTATCGCTGGCTTAATGAGGCACCGGTGATTGCCTTATTTGTTATTGTCATTCTGGCGGTCACCAGACCCTTTTAA